A genomic segment from Diospyros lotus cultivar Yz01 chromosome 5, ASM1463336v1, whole genome shotgun sequence encodes:
- the LOC127801088 gene encoding myb-related protein 308-like, with product MGRAPCCSKVGLHRGPWTGKEDALLTKYIQVHGEGNWRSLPKKAGLLRCGKSCRLRWMNYLRPDIKRGNITPDEDDLIIKMHALLGNRWSLIAGRLPGRTDNEIKNYWNTHLSKRLRSQGTDPNTHKKLSDSHVQEPKRRTSCNKKQKNKSKSNLDHTEKLKVHNPKPFRIKSLASFSLSRDRSTFDWTTTTTTTATATPSGSSNHEGERGMLGNNGSNGHEVGFFIGEDGSDHYHHDHLMDGSDLECRSLEKLYEEYLQLLKTEEDDQGQLDSFAESLLI from the exons ATGGGAAGAGCTCCTTGTTGTTCGAAGGTTGGGTTGCATAGAGGTCCATGGACCGGCAAAGAGGACGCATTGCTTACAAAATACATTCAAGTTCATGGCGAAGGCAATTGGCGATCTTTGCCCAAAAAAGCTG GGCTACTTCGATGTGGAAAGAGTTGCAGGCTAAGATGGATGAACTATCTAAGGCCGGATATCAAGAGAGGGAACATCACACCCGATGAGGATGACCTTATAATCAAAATGCATGCCCTCTTGGGCAACCGTTGGTCTCTGATCGCAGGAAGGCTACCTGGTCGAACTGATAACGAGATCAAGAATTACTGGAACACACATCTTAGCAAGAGGCTCCGAAGCCAAGGCACCGACCCGAATACCCACAAAAAACTATCGGATTCCCATGTCCAAGAGCCCAAGAGGAGGACCAGCTGTAACAAGAAGCAAAAAAACAAGTCTAAGTCCAACCTAGACCACACTGAGAAGCTAAAAGTTCATAATCCAAAGCCCTTTCGGATCAAATCTCTGGCTTCTTTCTCATTGTCTAGAGACAGAAGCACCTTCGACTggactactactactactactactgcaACTGCTACACCTAGTGGTTCTTCAAATCATGAAGGAGAGAGGGGAATGCTTGGTAATAACGGGTCAAATGGTCATGAGGTTGGCTTTTTTATTGGTGAAGATGGATCAGATCATTATCATCACGATCATCTAATGGACGGTTCAGATCTCGAGTGCCGGTCTCTAGAGAAGCTGTACGAAGAGTATCTACAGCTTCTAAAGACGGAAGAAGATGATCAAGGCCAGTTGGATTCCTTTGCTGAATCATTGCTCATCTGA